The Euphorbia lathyris chromosome 2, ddEupLath1.1, whole genome shotgun sequence genome includes a window with the following:
- the LOC136220888 gene encoding cytochrome b561 and DOMON domain-containing protein At5g47530-like has protein sequence MAMAGKCFLWFFCVVICISSPTLAQTNTCKSYRFSTNQEFQSCTDLPVLTSFLHWTYHPTTMTADVAFRKTQTSTTTWIVWSLNPTGQKMLGSQALVAFHNSAGIPTAYTTQIDSYQPTMQNGSLSFGVSNIRADYANNQMIIFATLHLDNSLIKTNQVWQEGPMSGTSFGMHSMSGANQRSVGTIDFSTGAGAGATRTAAASSKTKKKNVHGVLNAVSWGFMMPVGIMLARYLKAFKVTNPAWFYLHGGCQLSAYIIGVAGWGTGMSLGTHSPGITYSTHRILGITLFCFATLQVFALFLRPKPDRKYRIYWNIYHRTIGYATVVMSIVNIYKGLHILQADHIWKKIYTAIIIVLALIAAVLEIITWLLLLCSKREIKDSSSSSSSTV, from the coding sequence ATGGCCATGGCTGGTAAATGTTTTCTCTGGTTTTTTTGTGTTGTAATATGTATTTCTTCCCCAACTTTGGCTCAGACCAACACCTGCAAATCCTACCGTTTCTCGACAAATCAAGAGTTTCAATCCTGCACCGATCTTCCTGTACTGACTTCGTTTCTTCATTGGACTTACCACCCAACAACCATGACTGCCGATGTCGCATTCCGCAAAACTCAAACATCCACAACCACTTGGATCGTTTGGTCTCTCAATCCAACCGGCCAAAAAATGCTTGGATCCCAGGCACTCGTAGCTTTCCACAATTCCGCCGGCATACCAACTGCATACACCACACAAATCGACAGTTATCAGCCGACTATGCAAAACGGCAGCTTGAGTTTTGGAGTCTCAAACATCAGAGCTGATTATGCAAACAACCAGATGATTATATTTGCGACATTGCATCTCGATAACAGTTTGATAAAGACGAATCAAGTCTGGCAGGAAGGTCCAATGTCCGGAACTAGTTTCGGCATGCATTCAATGTCTGGGGCTAATCAAAGATCCGTTGGGACTATTGATTTTTCAACTGGTGCTGGTGCTGGTGCAACAAGAACAGCTGCTGCTTCTtccaaaacaaagaaaaagaatgTTCATGGTGTTCTAAACGCAGTGAGTTGGGGTTTTATGATGCCAGTTGGAATAATGTTAGCTAGGTATTTGAAAGCCTTCAAAGTAACAAACCCTGCTTGGTTTTACCTTCATGGTGGTTGCCAATTGTCTGCCTATATTATTGGTGTTGCTGGCTGGGGGACTGGCATGTCTCTCGGCACTCATTCTCCTGGAATAACATATAGCACGCATAGAATACTGGGCATAACACTCTTTTGTTTTGCAACTCTTCAAGTGTTTGCTTTGTTTTTGAGGCCAAAGCCAGATCGCAAGTACAGAATCTACTGGAACATATATCACCGCACAATTGGATATGCTACTGTGGTAATGAGCATCGTCAACATCTACAAAGGGCTTCACATTTTGCAGGCAGACCATATATGGAAGAAGATATACACAGCCATTATCATTGTCTTAGCACTCATTGCTGCTGTTTTGGAGATAATCACATGGCTACTACTTCTCTGCAGCAAGAGGGAGATAAAAGACTCATCCTCCTCCTCATCATCCACTGTTTAA
- the LOC136217338 gene encoding cytochrome b561 and DOMON domain-containing protein At5g47530-like — translation MAMATKSFLWFCCVVICISISPSLAETNTCKSYRFSTNQEFQSCTDLPVLTSFLHWTYYPTTMTADIAFRKTQTSTTTWIVWSLNPTGQKMLGSQALVAFHNSDGIPTAYTTQIDSYQPSMQNGSLSFGVSNIRAEYANNQMIIFATLHLDNSLIKTNQVWQEGPMSGTSFSMHSMSASNQRSVGTIDFSTGAGAGATTTTRTAASSNTKKKNVHGVLNAVSWGFMMPVGIMLARYLKAFKVTNPAWFYLHGGCQLSAYIIGVAGWGTGMSLGTRSPGITHSTHRILGITLFCFATLQVFALFMRPKPDHKYRIYWNIYHRTIGYATLVMSIVNIYKGLHILQADHIWKKIYTAIIIVLALIAAVLEIITWLLLLCSKREIKDSSSSSSSTSV, via the coding sequence ATGGCCATGGCTACTAAAAGTTTTCTCTGGTTTTGTTGTGTTGTAATATGCATTTCAATTTCCCCATCTTTGGCTGAGACCAACACCTGCAAATCCTACCGTTTCTCGACAAATCAAGAGTTTCAATCCTGCACCGATCTTCCTGTACTGACTTCTTTCCTTCATTGGACATACTACCCAACGACCATGACTGCCGATATCGCATTCCGCAAAACTCAAACATCCACAACCACTTGGATCGTTTGGTCTCTCAATCCAACCGGCCAAAAAATGCTTGGATCCCAGGCACTCGTAGCTTTCCACAATTCTGACGGCATACCAACTGCATACACCACACAAATCGACAGTTACCAGCCGAGTATGCAAAACGGCAGCTTGAGTTTTGGAGTCTCAAACATCAGAGCTGAGTATGCAAACAACCAGATGATTATATTTGCAACGTTACATCTCGATAACAGTTTGATAAAGACTAATCAAGTCTGGCAGGAAGGTCCAATGTCCGGAACTAGTTTCAGCATGCATTCAATGTCTGCTTCCAATCAAAGATCCGTTGGGACTATTGATTTTTCAACTGGTGCTGGTGCTGgtgcaacaacaacaacaagaaCAGCTGCTTCTTCCAATACGAAGAAAAAGAATGTTCATGGTGTTCTAAACGCAGTGAGTTGGGGTTTTATGATGCCAGTTGGAATAATGTTAGCTAGGTATTTGAAAGCCTTCAAAGTAACAAACCCTGCTTGGTTTTACCTTCATGGTGGTTGCCAATTGTCTGCCTATATTATTGGTGTTGCTGGCTGGGGGACTGGCATGTCTCTCGGCACTCGTTCTCCTGGAATAACACATAGCACGCATAGAATACTGGGCATAACACTCTTTTGTTTTGCGACTCTTCAAGTATTTGCTTTGTTTATGAGGCCAAAGCCAGATCACAAGTACAGAATCTACTGGAACATATATCACCGCACAATTGGATATGCTACTCTAGTAATGAGCATCGTCAACATCTACAAAGGACTTCACATTCTGCAGGCAGACCATATATGGAAGAAGATATACACAGCCATTATCATAGTCTTAGCACTCATTGCTGCTGTTTTGGAGATAATCACATGGCTACTACTTCTCTGCAGCAAGAGGGAGATAAAagactcatcatcatcatcatcatctacTAGTGTTTaa